In Felis catus isolate Fca126 chromosome A3, F.catus_Fca126_mat1.0, whole genome shotgun sequence, a single genomic region encodes these proteins:
- the LOC102901429 gene encoding LOW QUALITY PROTEIN: progonadoliberin-2 (The sequence of the model RefSeq protein was modified relative to this genomic sequence to represent the inferred CDS: inserted 1 base in 1 codon), with protein MAGCRLGLLLLLLLTAHPGRSKAQHWSRGWYPRGKRASSSAQHPQHVPRLPGRVLGTAASRPDKAAHNLPSDALAPLXNSVPWEARTTGWWFLHRKQRLVQTLLVSTERGPGIGHQGPLWPRTWAMWTEEGVMRKHRDAPCQSTLRHTARCHLLFFLFPRILGTIYDKILMLK; from the exons ATGGCCGGCTGCAGGCTAGGCCttctgctactgctgctgctgacTGCCCACCCTGGACGCTCGAAGGCTCAGCACTGGTCCCGGGGCTGGTACCCCAGAGGAAAGCGGGCTTCCAGCTCAGCCCAGCACCCACAGCATGTCCCAAGGCTCCCAG GAAGGGTCCTGGGCACTGCAGCAAGCAGACCAGACAAGGCTGCCCATAACCTCCCAAGCGATGCCCTGGCTCCCC AGAACAGTGTGCCCTGGGAGGCCAGAACCACAGGCTGGTGGTTCCTCCACAGGAAGCAGCGCCTGGTGCAGACACTGCTGGTAAGTACAGAGAGAGGCCCAGGCATTGGCCACCAGGGGCCATTATGGCCAAGGACTTGGGCTATGTGGACAGAAGAGGGGGTAATGAGAAAACACAGAGACGCCCCCTGCCAAAGCACCCTCAGGCACACAGCCAGATGCCATCTGCTATTCTTCCTATTTCCCAGAATTCTTGGAACAATTTATGATAAGATACTTATGTTAAAGTAA
- the MRPS26 gene encoding 28S ribosomal protein S26, mitochondrial, which translates to MLRALRVLGARPPCGPWVPLLQPVRGRKTRHDPPAKSKLGRVTTPPAVDPVEFFVLTERYRQYRQTVRALRLEFVSEVRKKMHEARAGVLAERKALQEATEHRDLMAWNQAENQRLHELRLARLRQEAREQEQRQAEEKARRAREAQAWAQLKEQEALQLQEEAKNFITRENLEARVEEALDSPKSYNWAITREGLVVRPQHKGS; encoded by the exons ATGCTGCGCGCGCTGAGGGTCCTGGGGGCGAGACCCCCGTGCGGGCCTTGGGTCCCGCTGCTGCAGCCGGTTCGCGGCCGCAAGACCCGCCATGACCCGCCGGCCAAGTCCAAGCTCGGGCGCGTGACAACCCCGCCTGCGGTGGATCCTGTAGAGTTCTTCGTGCTGACGGAGCGTTACCGACAGTACCGCCAGACGGTGCGCGCCCTCAG GCTTGAGTTCGTGTCCGAGGTGCGGAAGAAGATGCACGAGGCCCGGGCCGGGGTCCTGGCAGAGCGCAAGGCTCTGCAGGAAGCCACTGAGCACCGCGACCTGATGGCCTGGAACCAGGCGGAGAACCAGCGGCTGCACGAGCTGCG GTTAGCGAGGCTGCGGCAGGAAGCGCGGGAGCAGGAGCAGCGGCAGGCGGAGGAGAAGGCCCGGCGGGCCCGAGAGGCACAAGCCTGGGCGCAGCTCAAGGAGCAGGAAGCGTTGCAGCTGCAG GAGGAGGCAAAAAATTTCATCACCCGAGAGAACCTGGAGGCACGGGTGGAAGAAGCATTGGACTCCCCGAAGAGCTACAACTGGGCCATCACCAGAGAGGGCCTGGTGGTCAGGCCACAGCACAAGGGCTCTTAA